In the Aquimarina spinulae genome, TAGTTCAATAACTGTGAGTATCTTGATTATTTTTTTGAAGCGATCTTTTTTCGAATTTTACTTACAAATTCATGTGAGATTCCTAAGTAAGCTGCAATCTGTAAATTGGTGAGTTTTTGTGCTATTTTTGGATAGGTCTTCATGAAATGCAGATAACGTTCATCTGCTGTATAACAATGATTTCGTATCAACCTTCTTTGTAAAGAAACCAAAGTTTTTTGTGACATAATACGAAATAGCTTTTCTACTTTAGGCATTTGCTGATACAGTAGTTCTTTGTCTTTTTTATTGATCAATAAAACTTCACTGTCTTCAAGGGCTTGAATTGATAATAGAGCAGGGGCTTGATTTGTAAAACTATCTATGTCGGTCACCCACCAATCTTCGACAGCAAAATATAAAACATTTTCATTTCCATCATTATCTATCGTGTACACACGAAAACAACCTTTGGTTACAAAACCTTCAAATCGACATACATCACCCTGTCTAAGTAAAAAATCTTTTTTAGAAATAGTCTTTGGATAAAAGAAATGACTATAGGTCTCAAATTCTGAGTCAGAAAATTGAATGTGTTTATCTATATTTTCCTTAAGAAGAGTATATGGCATTTTCTATTTCTGGTTTACAGGTAATATCTTAAACAAATTATTTTTTAAACCCTGTGGTAAACAGATTTCTGGCTCCTTTTATACCACATTTTTGATACGCATGATATGTTTGAGCCGCTCTTTCTTCAATTTGTTTCCCAGTTTCATTTTTAATCCAACCATCGATTGCAGACTTCAATGTATATGCTTCAGGAGCCATTAAATGTGTAGTCCACAAAATTGGATTTGCTTTTGCGCGTTTTATTTCTTTTGAAAAATAATTTTGACTATAACATGCCAAAACTATTACATCCCTTTTTTTAATAACCTCTTTCTTGTATGTAATATCTACATTAAATTCCATTAAGCCATCGTGACCGATATATGAAAGTAAATCAGAATCACCACCAAATTTTAATGTTTCTGAGTTTACTTCAATCGAAATAGGGTTTTGAGAATTAGAGGCCAGTAGAAAATCTTCAATGCAGGTTTGGATTTTTGCACCATCATAGGCATCAGCTAATAGATAGATTTTTTTGGTACTATGTTTAAATAAAACTCTATCTAGTAATACGGGATCATCTATTTCAAAATTTTTTACTAACTTCCAGTCTTTTGCTTTAAACTTAAAGAAAGATTTTACCCCATAACCAGCACCCCAATATAAATTATGCTTTGGATCTTTTCCGTTCCCTAATTTTGCCGGAACAGGAACAATTCCTTGATTTTCATTATCACATAAAGCCACATATACATG is a window encoding:
- a CDS encoding Crp/Fnr family transcriptional regulator; translation: MPYTLLKENIDKHIQFSDSEFETYSHFFYPKTISKKDFLLRQGDVCRFEGFVTKGCFRVYTIDNDGNENVLYFAVEDWWVTDIDSFTNQAPALLSIQALEDSEVLLINKKDKELLYQQMPKVEKLFRIMSQKTLVSLQRRLIRNHCYTADERYLHFMKTYPKIAQKLTNLQIAAYLGISHEFVSKIRKKIASKK